The stretch of DNA GTCCTCGACCGTGAGCTTCGGTGCGAGCGACACCCCTTCCGCGGGCTGTCGTACCGCGGTCAGAGTCCCGTCCTCGATGCCGTCCATGGTCGCGGCGAGCAGCCCCGACCCCGCGAGGGCGAGGCGCGTGAGCAGGTCACCGCTGGTGTCGGTGGGGCGTACTTCCTCAGTCACTGTGCCGTAGACGGGCCCCGAGTCCAGCCCCTCCTCGATGAGGAAGGTGGAGGCGCCGGTGATCTGGTCCCCGGCCATGAGGGCGTGCTGCACGGGGGCCGCGCCACGCCAGGCGGGCAGCAGCGAGAAGTGCAGGTTGACCCAGCCGTGCGCCGGAACGTCGAGCGCCACACGGGGCAGCAGCGCCCCGTAGGCCACGACGGGGCAGCAGTCGGGGGCGATCTCGCGCAGCCGCGCGAGGAACTTCTCGTCCCGGGGGGTCGCCGGCTTCAGTACCTCGATACCGGCCTCGGCGGCCCGCTCGGCGACGGGGCTGGCGATCAGCCTGCGCCCGCGG from Streptomyces tsukubensis encodes:
- the fmt gene encoding methionyl-tRNA formyltransferase, with the translated sequence MKLVFAGTPEVAVPALDALLDSGRHEVAAVVTRPDAPAGRGRRLIASPVAERAAEAGIEVLKPATPRDEKFLARLREIAPDCCPVVAYGALLPRVALDVPAHGWVNLHFSLLPAWRGAAPVQHALMAGDQITGASTFLIEEGLDSGPVYGTVTEEVRPTDTSGDLLTRLALAGSGLLAATMDGIEDGTLTAVRQPAEGVSLAPKLTVEDARVDWSAPALRVDRVVRGCTPAPGAWTLFRGERLKLISVRPLPDREDLAPGELAVAKNEVAVGSGSHAVELVWIQPQGKKPMRAADWARGVRIEAGERLGDGG